The following coding sequences lie in one Gemmatimonadales bacterium genomic window:
- a CDS encoding peptide ABC transporter substrate-binding protein, whose product MTLRHARWAWPAVLAFGLACAREPATPCAECGTIVIAAAGEPSSLFPPLVYETVGRDITDQVFERLANLAPDAAPIDPAGYHPGLADHWERVDSLTLRFHLRPGAVWQDGIPVTAHDVVFSFAAYADPALDTEAGPALAGQVTVEPEDSTTVLIRFARAYPEQWYDATWHVRILPAHIWEAIPRAAWEGDTALAHVMGSGPFRVVDWVPAQSLRLEPVPGAATTLTRVVWRFVPDPDAAVNLLLSGEADLVEQLGPPSRVARVAADSSARLIRYPSAAYGFLGFQLQDAKGRSHPLLGNRVLRRALALGIDRPLLAAGIFGEGTVAPSGPMSQLLWINSPDIRTLPFDTAAAAHLLDSLGWTRGADGLRRRGEQVLSFDILVPGTSPTRRDLAQALQQSWKLLGVETTITAVDFPVFNQRLAAGAFDSYIGAWLDEPSPRGLADQWTRGGWDKLNYGHYADAAFDALFSQAVSAPDTATAGPLYRAAMDTLNADAPALFLYAPMQVAGVARRIEGVTINPYSWLSNLSSWRAGPRR is encoded by the coding sequence GTGACGTTGCGGCACGCCCGGTGGGCGTGGCCGGCAGTGCTCGCGTTCGGCCTCGCCTGCGCCCGCGAGCCCGCCACGCCATGCGCCGAATGCGGCACCATTGTCATCGCCGCCGCCGGGGAACCGTCGTCGCTCTTTCCTCCCCTGGTCTACGAAACGGTCGGCCGTGACATTACCGACCAGGTCTTCGAACGGCTCGCGAATCTGGCCCCTGACGCCGCGCCGATTGATCCTGCGGGCTACCATCCCGGCCTTGCTGACCACTGGGAGCGGGTGGACAGCCTCACCCTCCGCTTTCACCTGCGGCCCGGCGCAGTATGGCAGGATGGCATTCCCGTCACGGCGCACGATGTGGTGTTCTCGTTCGCCGCGTACGCCGATCCCGCACTCGACACCGAAGCGGGACCGGCACTCGCGGGCCAGGTGACCGTCGAACCGGAGGATTCCACAACCGTCCTGATTCGATTTGCGCGCGCCTATCCGGAGCAGTGGTACGACGCGACCTGGCACGTGCGCATCCTGCCGGCGCACATCTGGGAAGCCATCCCGCGTGCGGCATGGGAGGGAGACACCGCCCTGGCACATGTGATGGGGAGCGGGCCATTCCGGGTGGTCGACTGGGTGCCGGCCCAGTCGCTCCGCCTCGAGCCGGTGCCTGGCGCCGCCACCACCCTGACGCGGGTGGTCTGGCGCTTCGTGCCAGACCCCGACGCCGCCGTGAACCTCCTCCTCTCCGGAGAAGCCGACCTCGTCGAGCAGCTCGGTCCTCCCTCCCGTGTTGCCCGAGTCGCGGCGGATTCCAGCGCGCGGTTGATCCGGTATCCGTCGGCGGCGTACGGCTTTCTCGGATTCCAGTTGCAGGACGCGAAGGGGCGATCGCACCCACTGCTCGGCAACCGCGTCTTGCGACGCGCGCTGGCCCTGGGCATCGACCGGCCATTGCTGGCCGCCGGCATTTTCGGCGAAGGCACCGTGGCTCCCTCCGGACCGATGTCGCAGTTGCTCTGGATCAACAGCCCCGACATTCGCACCTTGCCATTCGACACCGCCGCCGCCGCGCATCTTCTCGACTCCCTCGGCTGGACGCGCGGGGCCGACGGGTTGCGGCGGCGAGGTGAGCAGGTGCTGAGCTTCGACATCCTGGTGCCCGGCACCAGCCCCACACGGCGGGACCTTGCCCAGGCACTGCAGCAGTCGTGGAAGCTGCTCGGCGTCGAGACCACCATCACGGCGGTGGACTTCCCGGTGTTCAACCAGCGGCTCGCGGCCGGGGCGTTTGACAGCTACATCGGGGCCTGGCTCGACGAGCCGAGCCCGAGGGGGCTGGCGGATCAATGGACCCGGGGTGGCTGGGACAAGCTGAACTATGGGCACTATGCGGATGCGGCGTTCGATGCGCTGTTCAGCCAGGCGGTTTCCGCGCCGGACACCGCCACGGCGGGTCCGCTTTACCGGGCGGCCATGGACACCCTGAACGCCGACGCGCCCGCACTCTTCCTCTATGCACCGATGCAGGTGGCCGGCGTCGCCCGCCGGATTGAGGGCGTGACCATCAACCCCTACTCATGGTTGAGTAACCTGTCGTCCTGGCGCGCGGGCCCGCGCCGATGA
- a CDS encoding PspC domain-containing protein: MSSSTRPLHRSTKNRMIAGVLGGLAEYFDLDPTLVRVGYVVASIVSVAFPGILVYIVLWMVIPAEGSDA, from the coding sequence ATGTCCAGCTCGACGCGTCCCCTCCACCGGTCCACCAAGAACCGCATGATCGCCGGCGTCCTCGGCGGGCTTGCGGAGTATTTCGATCTTGACCCGACGCTGGTTCGGGTTGGCTACGTGGTGGCGTCGATCGTCTCCGTCGCCTTCCCGGGTATCCTGGTGTACATCGTCCTCTGGATGGTGATCCCCGCCGAGGGGAGCGACGCGTGA
- a CDS encoding sigma 54-interacting transcriptional regulator — MVEHTPRVEAVVVSDSFHGSLTDLVKEAGGRLSTRAAGGGAPADPPAAVLVMAGGREGEALAELPVLGDAPWYFIGSTPDHRIAAAAVRAGASDYLVLPEDLDVLRRSLERDIRTARARVEAAEFAASEGADAGFAAIVGRSPGLSAVLEQAKRVAGHRDVTVLLGGETGTGKELLARAIHYASPRAAQPFVEVNCAAIPANLLESELFGHERGAFTGAVAAKPGLFEQAHGGTLFLDEIGHMPLELQAKLLRALESREIRRVGGTSTRKVDIRLLAATHLDLALAVREKAFREDLYYRLNVVRLVLPPLRDRGNDLELLAETFAAELAERYGLPVPVSSTDFGEALARHTWPGNVRELRNALERVLVLSKPGTLDVSVLDFGTAPAAQEPAVNGTLPFPADLAAITMAAVQGMLALCDGNKSAAARRLGISRPRLQRVLDQMDD; from the coding sequence ATGGTTGAGCACACCCCGAGAGTGGAAGCTGTTGTTGTCAGCGACAGCTTCCACGGTTCGCTCACCGACCTGGTGAAGGAGGCGGGGGGGCGGCTGTCCACGCGGGCAGCCGGGGGCGGAGCCCCAGCCGACCCCCCCGCGGCCGTGCTGGTGATGGCGGGGGGACGGGAAGGCGAGGCGCTGGCGGAGTTGCCGGTGCTGGGCGACGCACCCTGGTACTTCATCGGCTCGACGCCCGACCACCGGATCGCGGCCGCCGCCGTCCGGGCAGGCGCCAGCGACTACCTGGTTCTGCCGGAAGATCTCGATGTGTTGCGCCGCTCGCTGGAGCGGGACATCCGGACCGCGCGCGCCAGGGTGGAGGCCGCGGAGTTTGCCGCCAGCGAGGGCGCCGATGCCGGGTTTGCCGCCATCGTCGGCCGGAGCCCAGGGTTGAGCGCGGTGCTGGAGCAGGCCAAACGGGTCGCCGGTCACCGCGATGTCACGGTCCTCCTCGGGGGGGAGACCGGCACCGGGAAGGAGCTCCTGGCCCGCGCCATTCACTATGCGAGTCCCCGGGCCGCGCAACCGTTTGTCGAGGTGAACTGTGCGGCGATTCCCGCCAACCTCCTCGAGAGCGAGCTGTTCGGGCACGAGCGCGGCGCCTTTACCGGAGCCGTGGCCGCCAAGCCGGGGCTCTTCGAACAGGCGCACGGTGGCACGCTCTTTCTCGACGAGATCGGGCATATGCCACTGGAACTCCAGGCCAAGCTCCTGCGGGCGCTGGAGAGCAGAGAGATCCGGCGGGTCGGCGGCACCAGTACCAGGAAGGTGGACATCCGGCTCCTCGCCGCGACGCATCTCGACCTGGCGCTGGCCGTGCGGGAGAAGGCCTTTCGCGAGGACCTGTACTATCGACTGAACGTGGTCCGCCTCGTCCTGCCGCCGCTCCGGGACCGTGGGAACGACCTGGAACTCCTGGCGGAGACCTTCGCCGCTGAACTGGCGGAGCGGTACGGGCTCCCGGTCCCGGTGAGCAGCACGGACTTCGGCGAGGCCCTCGCCCGGCACACCTGGCCGGGCAATGTGCGCGAACTGCGCAACGCGCTGGAACGGGTGCTGGTGCTCTCGAAGCCCGGCACGCTGGACGTCTCGGTGCTGGACTTCGGAACTGCGCCAGCCGCACAGGAGCCTGCCGTCAACGGGACCCTGCCGTTTCCCGCGGACCTGGCCGCGATCACCATGGCCGCCGTGCAGGGCATGCTCGCGCTCTGCGACGGCAACAAGAGCGCCGCCGCGCGCCGGCTCGGCATTTCCCGTCCGCGGCTGCAGCGGGTGCTCGACCAGATGGACGACTGA
- a CDS encoding tetratricopeptide repeat protein — translation MTTPPAADPGTVLRDATAAMRQGNLPGAAALAAAAAARFRARGDADGRMRAENLLGAVAWETGQVGDAERYFGTALELAHTLDDSLMTARASNNLASVAHLTGRPDLALSLYRTALLSYQRLGDRRGMAETSHNLGIAFRQLSQWTDAERAAEEAVRHAEQLGDNALRSLALVGLAELHLELKGWPLAEREIERAAVLAAEGDDPVGVAEARRLRALLHLGLGHAVAALDEAQGARQEARSLGTALLEAECTTVAARAARALGKRDLAESLRTEAEAGLTRLGAAGLLDRFRNEWGA, via the coding sequence ATGACCACGCCTCCCGCCGCCGATCCCGGCACCGTGCTCCGCGACGCCACCGCCGCGATGCGCCAGGGCAACCTGCCCGGCGCCGCCGCGCTGGCGGCCGCCGCGGCAGCGCGCTTCCGCGCCAGGGGAGACGCGGACGGGCGGATGCGGGCGGAGAACCTGCTCGGGGCGGTTGCGTGGGAAACCGGGCAAGTTGGGGACGCGGAACGCTACTTCGGCACCGCACTGGAGCTGGCACACACCCTCGACGACAGCCTGATGACGGCCCGCGCATCCAATAACCTCGCCTCCGTGGCCCACCTGACCGGCCGCCCCGACCTGGCGCTCAGCCTCTACCGGACGGCGCTGCTCTCCTATCAGCGCCTCGGCGATCGTCGCGGGATGGCGGAGACCTCACACAACCTCGGCATCGCCTTTCGTCAGTTGAGTCAGTGGACCGATGCCGAGCGCGCCGCGGAGGAGGCCGTGCGGCACGCCGAGCAACTCGGTGACAACGCGCTCCGCAGCCTGGCGCTGGTGGGACTGGCGGAACTGCACTTGGAACTGAAGGGATGGCCGCTGGCGGAGCGGGAAATCGAACGTGCCGCCGTCCTCGCCGCCGAGGGGGACGATCCGGTCGGCGTCGCGGAAGCACGCCGGCTCCGGGCCCTGCTCCACCTGGGGCTTGGCCACGCCGTTGCCGCGCTCGACGAGGCGCAGGGCGCGCGCCAGGAGGCCCGGAGTCTCGGCACCGCCCTTCTCGAGGCGGAATGCACTACGGTCGCCGCGCGCGCCGCGCGGGCGCTCGGTAAGCGCGACCTGGCCGAGTCGTTGCGCACCGAGGCGGAGGCAGGGCTGACGCGGCTGGGCGCCGCCGGGTTGCTCGATCGGTTCAGAAACGAGTGGGGCGCCTGA
- the fusA gene encoding elongation factor G: protein MRVYGSDAIRNVAFVGHGGSGKTTLVDALAFVSGASRRHGNIKDGTTLTDYTPDEISRQHSISLGLAYAEWMDTKLNLLDTPGYLDFFGEAVTALHAADAAVVVLSGVSGVEVGTEKVWEVCDQLHLPRLLFVGQMDKDNADFERVFADVKAHLTPKVLPVEIPIGGGSQFGGIVNLFSGKAHLYTAGTKSGDYEEVDVPPEYQDRVKAYTEQLVETVASTDDALVERYLSGEVIPREEVTAALKKAVAEGAIVPLFVGSAQLTYGMRALLTEMVDLLPSPAEVPAPADAPLLGRVFKTTSEPHVGDVTLFRLYRGGLKNGAEVWNAEHEVAEKLNHLSVQQGRERTEVSELCAGDIGSVAKLRDTHTGDTFCLRDAPVHLSPIPFPEAVASAAVVVKQRGEEDKLAAGLHKLHEEDPTFHFEYNSELRQTLIHGMGERHFEILLGRLTQKYGVHADLARPRIAYRETFKGKAEGQGKHKKQSGGRGQYGDCKIRIAPLPRGAGYEFVDKIVGGVIPGKYIPAVDRGIQESAERGVVAGYPVVDFKVECFDGSYHDVDSNEMSFKMAGILAFRNVAPNARPVLLEPLADLEVWTPEDVLGDVMGDLSARRGQILGTALDGRLTKVQAVVPESELYRYTTTLYSITHGRGTFRHSFHGYVEAPPDVAARVAEEHKEEQGH from the coding sequence ATGCGTGTCTATGGCTCGGACGCGATCCGCAACGTGGCGTTTGTCGGCCACGGCGGGAGCGGCAAAACCACCCTGGTTGACGCGCTCGCCTTTGTCTCTGGTGCCAGCCGGCGCCACGGCAACATCAAGGACGGCACGACCCTCACCGACTACACTCCCGACGAAATTTCCCGCCAGCACTCGATCAGCCTCGGCCTGGCCTACGCCGAGTGGATGGACACCAAGCTCAACCTGCTCGACACCCCCGGCTATCTCGATTTCTTCGGCGAGGCCGTGACGGCGCTGCACGCCGCGGATGCGGCGGTCGTGGTGCTGAGCGGCGTGAGCGGCGTCGAAGTCGGCACCGAAAAGGTCTGGGAGGTGTGCGATCAGCTCCACCTGCCGCGACTCCTCTTCGTGGGCCAGATGGACAAGGACAACGCCGATTTCGAGCGGGTCTTCGCCGACGTCAAGGCGCATCTGACACCCAAGGTGTTGCCGGTGGAAATCCCGATCGGGGGCGGTTCCCAGTTTGGCGGCATCGTCAATCTCTTTTCCGGCAAGGCGCACCTCTATACCGCCGGCACCAAGTCGGGGGACTATGAGGAAGTGGACGTGCCGCCGGAGTACCAGGACCGGGTCAAGGCGTACACCGAACAGTTGGTCGAGACCGTCGCGTCGACCGACGATGCCCTGGTCGAGCGGTACCTGAGCGGGGAAGTGATCCCGCGCGAGGAGGTGACGGCCGCCCTGAAGAAGGCGGTGGCGGAGGGCGCGATCGTCCCGCTGTTCGTGGGCAGCGCCCAGCTGACCTACGGAATGCGCGCGCTCCTGACCGAAATGGTGGACCTGCTCCCGTCGCCTGCCGAGGTGCCGGCACCCGCGGACGCACCCCTGCTCGGCCGGGTCTTCAAGACAACCTCCGAGCCACACGTCGGTGACGTGACCCTGTTCCGCCTCTATCGTGGCGGACTGAAGAACGGAGCCGAAGTCTGGAACGCCGAGCACGAAGTGGCCGAAAAGCTGAACCACCTGTCGGTCCAGCAGGGCCGGGAGCGCACCGAGGTGAGTGAGCTCTGCGCCGGTGACATCGGGTCGGTCGCCAAGCTGCGCGACACCCACACCGGAGACACCTTCTGCCTGCGGGATGCACCCGTCCATCTCTCACCGATTCCGTTCCCCGAGGCGGTGGCCTCCGCAGCGGTGGTGGTCAAGCAGCGCGGCGAGGAGGACAAGCTGGCGGCGGGGCTCCACAAGCTCCACGAGGAGGACCCGACCTTCCATTTCGAATACAACTCCGAGCTTCGGCAGACGCTGATCCACGGCATGGGGGAGCGGCACTTCGAGATCCTCCTCGGACGGCTCACCCAGAAGTACGGGGTGCACGCCGATCTGGCGCGGCCCCGGATCGCATACCGCGAGACATTCAAGGGGAAGGCGGAGGGGCAGGGGAAGCACAAGAAGCAGAGCGGTGGCCGCGGACAGTACGGCGATTGCAAGATCCGTATCGCACCGCTCCCGCGGGGAGCCGGGTACGAATTCGTGGACAAGATCGTGGGGGGCGTCATTCCCGGGAAGTACATCCCTGCCGTGGACCGCGGCATCCAGGAGTCGGCCGAGCGGGGTGTGGTGGCGGGCTATCCCGTGGTGGACTTCAAGGTGGAGTGCTTCGACGGGTCGTACCACGACGTGGACTCGAACGAGATGTCGTTCAAGATGGCCGGTATCCTGGCCTTCCGAAACGTGGCGCCCAATGCGCGTCCGGTTCTGCTCGAGCCGCTGGCGGACTTGGAGGTTTGGACGCCGGAGGATGTGCTTGGCGACGTGATGGGCGACCTCAGCGCGCGCCGCGGACAGATTCTCGGCACGGCACTCGATGGCCGGTTGACCAAGGTGCAGGCGGTGGTGCCGGAGTCAGAACTCTACCGGTACACCACAACGCTGTATTCGATCACGCATGGACGGGGGACTTTCCGGCACAGTTTTCACGGGTATGTGGAGGCGCCACCGGACGTCGCCGCCCGCGTGGCGGAGGAGCACAAGGAGGAGCAGGGGCACTGA
- a CDS encoding ATP-binding protein, with translation MPSPLPQVLRRGPSPDVYTALATVCGWVGIYLVWQQNLLGLLLVLLTTVLAWAGFIQARAVAERQARSLRDALSAAAARNRELERLRRLAASLLAGRRLEDILTEVTQAAADLLESEAALVALVVEEGRFLKISAGSGPLAPVIGQLLPMDQSLSGWVVVNDQSLISENMDADPRSFRPDGTPASLRSAALVPLRSAGLVIGTISVHNRRDGRQYDDDALQLLQTLGDQVVVAIDRTNVLEESRRNEHALDRKNRELVRATQLKSQFLANMSHELRTPLNAINGFSDLLLTEAVGPVNAEQREFLEAVLRNGRHLLEMINSVLDLSKIEAGAMTLQLGPTDLREAVTAAVADTASLRTVRRQGCTVEVEDGALVAVADELRVKQVLINLLSNASKFTPEAGEIRLAVVRTRAPLPVPSGDDGEATRLLSRDAIWVSVSDTGIGFRPEDAARLFLEFSQVDSSASRQQQGTGLGLALSKRFVELHGGTIGAESIFGRGSTFWFILPVDGPLPMQVATPHAGARGES, from the coding sequence ATGCCCTCCCCCCTGCCCCAGGTCCTGCGCCGCGGCCCGTCGCCTGACGTGTACACGGCCCTCGCCACCGTCTGCGGCTGGGTCGGCATCTATCTCGTGTGGCAGCAGAATCTCCTCGGGCTCCTCCTCGTCCTGCTGACCACGGTGCTCGCCTGGGCGGGATTCATCCAGGCACGGGCGGTGGCCGAGCGCCAGGCCCGGTCGCTCCGTGATGCGCTCTCGGCCGCCGCCGCAAGGAACCGGGAGCTCGAGCGGCTTCGCCGGCTGGCCGCCAGCCTCCTCGCCGGACGCCGGCTCGAGGACATCCTCACGGAAGTGACGCAGGCGGCCGCCGACCTCCTCGAAAGCGAGGCCGCGCTCGTGGCCCTGGTGGTCGAGGAGGGGCGCTTCCTCAAGATCTCCGCCGGCAGCGGACCGCTGGCGCCGGTGATCGGCCAGCTCCTCCCCATGGACCAGTCACTTTCGGGGTGGGTGGTGGTGAACGACCAGTCCCTGATCAGCGAGAACATGGACGCCGACCCCCGGAGCTTTCGCCCCGACGGGACGCCCGCCTCGCTGCGTTCCGCGGCGCTCGTGCCGCTGCGCTCCGCCGGCCTCGTTATCGGCACGATCAGCGTGCACAATCGCCGCGACGGCCGCCAGTACGACGACGACGCGCTCCAGTTGCTCCAGACCCTGGGCGACCAGGTGGTCGTCGCGATCGACCGCACCAACGTGCTGGAGGAGAGCCGCCGCAACGAACACGCGCTCGACCGGAAGAACCGCGAACTCGTCCGGGCCACCCAGCTCAAGAGTCAGTTCCTGGCGAACATGTCCCACGAGTTGCGCACCCCCCTCAACGCCATCAACGGGTTCTCCGACCTCCTGCTGACCGAGGCGGTCGGGCCGGTCAACGCCGAGCAGCGTGAGTTTCTCGAAGCGGTGCTCCGCAACGGCCGGCACCTGCTGGAGATGATCAACAGCGTGCTCGACCTCTCCAAGATCGAGGCCGGCGCCATGACCCTGCAACTCGGGCCCACCGATCTGCGGGAGGCGGTGACCGCCGCCGTGGCGGATACGGCCAGTCTCCGCACCGTCCGCCGACAGGGCTGTACGGTCGAGGTGGAGGACGGGGCGCTCGTCGCCGTGGCCGACGAACTCCGGGTCAAGCAGGTGCTGATCAACCTGCTGTCGAACGCCTCCAAGTTCACCCCGGAGGCGGGCGAGATCCGTCTCGCGGTGGTCCGCACGCGGGCGCCGCTGCCCGTGCCCTCCGGTGACGACGGGGAGGCCACGCGCCTGCTGTCGCGTGACGCCATCTGGGTCTCGGTCAGCGACACGGGCATCGGGTTCCGGCCCGAGGACGCCGCGCGGCTCTTTCTTGAGTTCAGCCAGGTGGACAGCTCCGCAAGCAGGCAGCAGCAGGGCACCGGACTCGGCCTGGCCCTGAGCAAGCGGTTCGTCGAACTGCACGGCGGGACCATCGGCGCGGAATCGATCTTCGGCCGGGGCAGCACCTTCTGGTTCATCCTCCCCGTCGACGGCCCCCTCCCGATGCAGGTGGCCACCCCCCACGCGGGCGCGCGAGGGGAGTCCTGA
- the udk gene encoding uridine kinase, with the protein MRPLIIGVAGGSGSGKTTVAMAIHARLGVDAVFLDQDAYYADLGHLPLEERIRTNFDHPDALDTDLMVAHLEALASGRPIDKPTYDFAQHTRAPGTIRVEPRDVILVDGILIFADARLRGLFDVKVFVDVADDLRFIRRMQRDVSERGRSVDSVIAQYLGTVRPMHLEFVEPSKRYADIIVPEGGRNTIAIQMLEARVAAEIARRRGAPG; encoded by the coding sequence ATGCGCCCGCTGATCATCGGCGTCGCCGGGGGATCCGGTTCGGGGAAGACCACCGTTGCGATGGCCATCCACGCCCGGCTCGGCGTGGACGCCGTCTTCCTCGACCAGGACGCCTATTACGCGGACCTCGGGCACCTCCCCCTCGAGGAGCGCATCCGGACCAACTTCGACCATCCGGACGCCCTCGACACCGACCTCATGGTGGCACATCTCGAAGCCCTGGCGTCGGGCCGGCCGATCGATAAACCCACCTACGACTTCGCGCAGCACACGCGCGCGCCGGGCACCATCCGGGTGGAACCCCGCGACGTCATTCTCGTGGACGGCATCCTCATCTTCGCCGACGCCCGCCTTCGCGGGCTCTTCGACGTCAAGGTGTTCGTGGACGTGGCCGACGACTTGCGCTTCATCCGCCGCATGCAGCGCGACGTCTCGGAACGGGGTCGCTCGGTGGATTCGGTCATTGCCCAGTACCTCGGGACCGTCCGCCCGATGCACCTCGAGTTCGTGGAACCCTCGAAGCGCTACGCCGACATCATCGTCCCCGAGGGGGGACGGAACACCATCGCCATCCAGATGCTCGAGGCCCGGGTGGCGGCGGAGATCGCCCGCCGGCGTGGCGCACCGGGGTAA
- a CDS encoding multiheme c-type cytochrome → MSPRRGVWAMAGAVCILALGACAPKPVPKPEYVGRTACASCHATEDSLWQGSHHAQAMAVADSTTVLGNFENATYTYNGLTSRFFRRDGQYWVNTEGPDGTMVDYPISYTFGVYPLQQYLIAFPRGRYQALGIAWDTRTKAEGGQRWYHLYPGEQVDHRDVLHWTGVLQNWNFMCAQCHSTNLQKGYSEAADSYATTWSEIDVSCEACHGPGSNHVALAEGRKGTAGAWTGGSGLTVSFHDTAATAWIMDPATGIARRSAPRANRMEVETCGLCHARRGQVWPDSGAGQILAQTQRVALLDEGLYFADGQQDDEVYEYGSFVQSKMYRAGVTCSDCHDAHRSTTRVTDNAVCATCHLPTRYDTTAHTHHAAGTAGAGCVDCHMTPRNYMGVDARRDHGMKIPRPDLTASTGAPNACTACHGDKSVAWAAAQAEAWYGAPDTVPIPVAVAIARAWSATPGAGDVLVAISRDTARAGITRATAISLMAQNPARYSIGAIQIALSNPDPLIRRAAVEQVELLDPSMRAPMALPMLSDSVRTVRLAALPTVAGLPDSGWSAPERAAFARVLAEYRTSQRYNADRPESWANLGNLESRLGDPAAAVANYLHAIQLAPQFVPAYTQLAEVYRTAGQESQADSILRAGLQQVPGSTDLKYQLGLALVRQQRIGDALPYLKAAAASGMAHYAYVYGVALFEVGQQGQAITELQKALTAAPDNQELLYGLASIAAAAGQRDVALPPARKLARMNPDNQEIQQFLAQLEGAPGQ, encoded by the coding sequence ATGTCGCCCCGGCGTGGCGTTTGGGCCATGGCCGGGGCGGTCTGCATCCTGGCTCTCGGCGCCTGCGCTCCCAAGCCGGTGCCGAAGCCCGAGTATGTCGGGCGTACCGCGTGCGCCTCCTGTCATGCGACGGAGGATTCGCTCTGGCAGGGGTCGCACCATGCCCAGGCGATGGCCGTCGCCGACAGCACGACGGTCCTCGGCAACTTCGAGAACGCCACCTACACCTACAACGGCCTTACATCGAGGTTCTTCCGACGCGACGGCCAGTACTGGGTCAACACGGAGGGCCCCGACGGCACGATGGTCGACTATCCCATCAGCTACACCTTCGGGGTGTACCCCCTGCAGCAGTATCTGATCGCCTTTCCGCGCGGACGGTACCAGGCGCTCGGAATTGCGTGGGACACCCGCACCAAGGCCGAGGGCGGACAGCGCTGGTACCATCTCTATCCCGGTGAACAGGTCGATCACCGCGACGTCCTGCACTGGACCGGCGTGCTGCAAAACTGGAACTTCATGTGCGCGCAGTGCCACTCGACCAACCTGCAGAAGGGATACAGCGAGGCGGCGGACAGCTACGCGACGACCTGGTCGGAAATCGACGTGTCGTGCGAGGCCTGCCACGGTCCGGGCAGTAACCATGTCGCGCTCGCCGAGGGCCGAAAGGGAACGGCGGGTGCGTGGACCGGCGGATCAGGATTGACGGTCTCCTTCCACGACACGGCCGCAACGGCCTGGATCATGGACCCCGCCACCGGGATTGCACGCCGAAGCGCGCCACGTGCCAACCGGATGGAAGTCGAGACCTGCGGGCTCTGTCACGCGCGGCGGGGACAGGTCTGGCCGGATTCCGGCGCGGGCCAGATCCTGGCCCAGACCCAGCGCGTCGCGCTGCTCGACGAGGGGCTCTATTTCGCGGACGGACAGCAGGACGACGAGGTGTACGAGTACGGATCCTTCGTGCAGAGCAAGATGTACCGGGCCGGCGTCACCTGCAGCGATTGCCACGACGCGCATCGGAGCACCACCAGGGTGACGGACAATGCCGTATGCGCTACCTGCCACCTGCCCACGCGCTACGACACCACGGCGCATACCCATCACGCGGCGGGCACGGCCGGCGCGGGCTGCGTCGATTGCCACATGACCCCGCGCAACTACATGGGCGTGGACGCGCGGCGCGATCACGGCATGAAGATTCCACGCCCCGATCTCACCGCTTCGACCGGCGCGCCCAACGCCTGCACCGCATGCCACGGCGACAAGTCAGTGGCATGGGCCGCCGCGCAGGCCGAGGCATGGTATGGCGCTCCCGACACCGTACCGATTCCGGTCGCGGTGGCAATCGCGAGAGCATGGTCGGCCACCCCAGGGGCAGGCGACGTACTCGTGGCCATCTCCCGAGACACGGCCCGCGCGGGCATCACCCGGGCGACGGCCATTTCCCTGATGGCGCAGAACCCGGCCCGCTACTCGATCGGCGCCATCCAGATCGCGCTCAGCAACCCGGACCCGCTGATTCGGCGGGCCGCCGTCGAACAGGTGGAGCTGCTCGACCCATCAATGCGGGCACCGATGGCGCTGCCGATGCTGTCTGATTCCGTGCGGACCGTCCGGCTTGCAGCGTTGCCCACGGTGGCCGGCCTGCCCGACTCCGGATGGTCGGCACCGGAGCGAGCCGCCTTTGCCCGGGTGCTCGCCGAGTACCGCACCTCCCAGCGCTACAACGCCGACCGCCCGGAATCGTGGGCCAATCTCGGCAACCTCGAGAGCCGGCTCGGCGACCCCGCCGCGGCAGTCGCCAACTACCTTCACGCCATCCAGCTCGCACCCCAATTCGTGCCCGCGTACACCCAGCTCGCCGAAGTCTACCGGACCGCGGGGCAGGAGTCGCAGGCCGACTCCATCTTGCGGGCGGGATTGCAACAGGTGCCCGGTTCGACCGATCTCAAGTACCAGCTCGGCCTGGCGCTGGTCCGGCAGCAGCGGATTGGCGATGCGCTGCCATACCTCAAGGCGGCGGCCGCGTCCGGGATGGCGCACTACGCCTATGTGTATGGCGTTGCGCTCTTTGAGGTCGGTCAGCAGGGGCAGGCCATCACTGAGCTGCAGAAGGCGCTCACGGCAGCGCCCGACAACCAGGAATTGCTGTACGGCCTGGCGTCGATTGCCGCGGCAGCGGGGCAGCGAGACGTGGCGCTGCCGCCGGCGCGAAAGCTGGCCAGAATGAATCCGGACAACCAGGAGATCCAGCAATTCCTGGCTCAGCTGGAAGGGGCGCCCGGCCAGTAG